CCGTCGGCAAGAGCCTGACCCCGCCGCGCGAGCTCCGGTCGCTCCAGAAGTTCACGCGCGCATGAGCGGGATGGGCGATCGCCTGCTGGACGCGCTCGCGCGCTCGGCGGCGCGCCTGTACGGCGGCGAGGCGGTCTCGGAGCTCGAGCACGCGCTCCAGTGCGCGGACCTCGCGCGCGCGGCCGGCGCCGACGAGGAGCTCCAGCTCGCGTGCCTGCTGCACGACGTCGGCCGCTACGCGGTGGACCCGTCGCTCGTCGCGGACACGACGGAGCCGCGGCGGGCCGGGCCGGGGGCACGCGGGCACCACGAGGTCGGCGCCGAGCTGATCGCGCCCTGGGTGCCGCCGCGCGTGGCGTGGTGCGTGCGGATGCACGCCGACGCCAAGCGCTATCTCTGCGCGACGGAGCCGGGGTACTACGATCGCCTCTCGCCGCC
This DNA window, taken from Candidatus Methylomirabilota bacterium, encodes the following:
- a CDS encoding HD domain-containing protein — translated: MSGMGDRLLDALARSAARLYGGEAVSELEHALQCADLARAAGADEELQLACLLHDVGRYAVDPSLVADTTEPRRAGPGARGHHEVGAELIAPWVPPRVAWCVRMHADAKRYLCATEPGYYDRLSPPSRHTLRLQGGVMTPAEVARLAGHPWLPDALGLRRWDDQAKVPGRATGPLEAWAPLLGRYFGR